From the Toxoplasma gondii ME49 chromosome VIIa, whole genome shotgun sequence genome, one window contains:
- a CDS encoding hypothetical protein (encoded by transcript TGME49_304640) — protein MAYYREHIYLFVFGICRLLQRRNVLAQLLTPRISPHANRSLPPNSPPPPPSSSSSSSSPSPSPSSSPSSSSSSSSSSSGPCSGGRSRSTCTYAKPASCQGASLSSPAGEVAPALCAGPASFGAHPLVPYELNWVAAVRLSLLARGLIREARRERRREKKRRQWPSLSSPSASSRLRLDLADVVDQALQALRVIRACQLVRPSWLCRMLAEKPLQKRLEAFMSEAAASLSPSFSSQSFARESASLAGASFLWGPGAASSASGGPLARGDAAEAAASLWDSRRRQRAEESGGEDAERDAANSQGRRGEAGEKNRQHAAQLPTQSYAETLRPLGEAPAEKTILLKADNFRRDVARRLYRKDEMQVSLSALAPTSRAALEAIYMTKQNAVILRPGNFEKVVQLLPSWGLRQAWSAFCFPASGPLPADKAPPESSSVAACKSLSPSQLQKRAATREQLARDLIDILQLQQACAHRAGFPSWGHMQLETFLACCKTPAWTVGTTPETVGTTPETVGTGKGTGDADETRKEAFPPAAEGEASRASTSRVADAGERGEAEESWRSRVTAGMPREEGKASAERILRLFTLVQREMKKGARGVDELGQAVERAVERDRREREREANRRREALATLVAAGPKRGEKKSEKKGEKKKGKKEKIDISEWLFAAEKVLKRAGADLRSSRFFSLSATLPKLVAMMEDVYGVRLVSLRGKAWKGFGRSFAGATYLSDVYAVFDLDASSPSGASSPSVSPLLTESSSVGAAPGLLDALLVSAYGPQSSTLSELFAQTAQSPLSLLSSVDPSSFRGFLYFFPCEPLRLFHHFRASGRDATLSPSASLVAPGHAFAYGRLAPGPAGPDGDRPMTLQEMDILLQVLTAGLQSLLSCSGTAEASGGRTDLDGRSPTETSTYGPVAVEASPLAVTPRACSGDVVAMTGQLDVSRPLDVQQSFCFLSGLLLQEPPRLKALAFDPTAKGQAKRMGDDEARSQKPTIIDFLSLNGFFVHGFLDFHLHVTFEPRGATPKTLETFIRDKLESVLPYKLPENFDIFSLPSLQNYNALVSGTGVSYLLAQIRAALFLKELRSSERKEEKRLSLSGGRSMAGKPLTSSRRGDDQSKRGKKKEKETKTLRAIKSLFWYPERRAAELGKLLDVDDEKVLKEGIKEIIQEVYSAAGGGTK, from the exons ATGGCCTACTACCGCGAGCATATTTACCTTTTCGTCTTTGGGatttgtcgccttcttcaacGTCGCAATGTCTTGGCGCAGTTGCTCACTCCTCGCATCTCTCCCCATGCGAATCGCAGCCTTCCTCCCAACTCCCCTCCTCCAcccccttcctcttcttcttcctcgtcttctccctctccttctccctcgtcttctccttcttcctcttcttcttcttcctcgtcttcttcaggaCCATGTAGTGGCGGTCGCAGTCGATCGACTTGCACCTACGCGAAGCCTGCTAGCTGTCAAggagcgtctctctcctctcccgctgGAGAGGTCGCTCCTGCCCTCTGCGCTGGTCCTGCGTCTTTCGGCGCTCACCCTCTGGTGCCCTATGAACTCAACTGGGTCGCCGCTGTGCGGCTTTCGCTGCTCGCGCGCGGCCTCATCCGCGAAGCacggcgggagagaagaagagagaagaagcggagacagtggccgtcgctttcttctccctcagcCTCGTCGCGACTTCGCCTGGACCTCGCCGACGTCGTCGATCAGGCTCTGCAGGCCCTCCGAGTGATTCGCGCATGCCAGCTCGTCCGACCCTCCTGGCTCTGCCGCATGTTGGCGGAGAAGCCGCTGCAGAAGCGACTGGAAGCTTTCATGTCGGAGGCTGCTGcgtccttgtctccttctttctcttctcagtcCTTCGCGCGCgagtctgcgtctctcgcagGAGCGTCTTTCTTGTGGGGTCCAGGTGCCGCTTCATCTGCATCGGGCGGGCCTCtggcgcgaggagacgcagcagaggctGCTGCGTCCTTGTGGGACAgtcggaggagacagagagccgaGGAGAGTGGcggcgaggacgcagagcgAGACGCGGCGAACTCGCAGGGGAGACgaggcgaagcaggagaaaaaaacaggcaGCATGCAGCGCAGCTCCCGACACAGAGCTACGCAGAGACGCTCCGGCCTCTCGGCGAAGCCccggcggagaagacgattTTGTTGAAAGCCGACAACTTTCGAAGAGACGTCGCCAGGCGTCTGTACAGAAAAGA cgaaatgcaggtgtctctctcggcgctGGCTCCGACTTCGCGCGCGGCTCTTGAGGCGATTTACATGACGAAGCAGAACGCCGTGATTCTTCGTCCAGGGAATTTCGAGAAGGTTGTGCAGCTGCTGCCCTCTTGGGGATTGCGGCAGGCATGGTCGGCGTTCTGTTTTCCTGCTTCTGGGCCTCTGCCCGCAGACAAGGCGCCTCcagagtcttcttctgtcgccgcATGCAAATCCCTTTCGCCCTCtcagctgcagaaacgagCAGCCACACGCGAGCAGCTCGCGCGAGATCTCATCGACATTCTTCAGCTTCAACAGGCCTGCGCCCACCGCGCTGGCTTCCCCAGCTGGGGGCATATGCAGTTAGAAACGTTTCTTGCCTGCTGTAAAACACCTGCATGGACAGTGGGGACGACGCCGGAGACAGTGGGGACGACGCCGGAGACAGTGGGGACAGGGAAGGGGACTGGAGATGCTGatgagacgaggaaggaggcgtTTCCTCCCGCtgccgaaggagaagcaagcaGAGCCTCGACGAGCCGGGTCGCAGACgcgggggagagaggagaggctgAAGAGAGCTGGAGATCCCGCGTAACTGCCGGAATGCCGCGGGAGGAGGGGAAGGCATCGGCGGAGAGAATTCTCCGGCTCTTTACTCTGGTTCAGAGGGAAATGAAGAAGGGTGCGCGAGGCGTCGACGAGCTTGGGCAGGCAGtcgaaagagcagttgaacgcgacaggcgagaacgcgagcgagaggcgaacagacgcagagaggcccTCGCCACGCTCGTCGCTGCAGGGCCGAAGaggggcgagaagaagagcgagaagaagggcgagaagaaaaaggggaagaaggaaaaaatcGATATTTCCGAGTGGCTCTTCGCCGCAGAGAAG GTGTTGAAGCGAGCTGGCGCAGATCTACGCTCCAGTCGATTTTTCTCTTTAAGTGCGACTCTCCCGAAACTGGTCGCAATGATGGAAGATGTCTACGGCGTCCGACTTGTTTCCCTCAGAGGAAAAGCCTGGAAAGGCTTCGGCAG GTCCTTCGCCGGCGCGACTTACCTGAGTGATGTGTACGCTGTTTTTGACCTTGATGCATCCTCTCCGTCTggcgcttcgtctccttctgtgtctccgcttTTAACTGAATCTTCGTCTGTGGGTGCCGCGCCCGGCCTCCTGGACGCCCTTCTGGTATCTGCCTACGGTCCGCAGTCGTCCACGCTTTCGGAGCTTTTCGCTCAGACCGCGcagtcgcctctctctctgctttcttccgtcgatccttcttccttccgtGGATTTCTCTACTTCTTCCCCTGCGAAccgcttcgcctcttccacCACTTCCGCGCCTCGGGCCGCGACGCGACGCTCTCGCCCTCTGCCTCCCTCGTCGCCCCAGGTCACGCGTTCGCCTACGGGCGCCTTGCCCCCGGTCCTGCTGGcccagacggagacaggcctATGACCCTGCAAGAG ATGGACATTCTTCTGCAGGTATTGACGGCGggtctccagtctctcctgTCGTGCTCGGGGACCGCGGAAGCTTCCGGAGGCAGAACGGATTTGGACGGCCGTTCCCCAACGGAAACGTCAACGTATGGGCCAGTGGCGGTGGAAGCTTCGCCCCTTGCGGTCActcctcgcgcatgcagcggtgACGTAGTGGCCATGACAGGTCAACTTGACGTCTCACGTCCTCTGGATGTTCAGCAATcgttttgttttctctccgg ACTTCTGTTGCAAGAGCCTCCTCGACTCAAGGCGCTCGCGTTCGACCCTACAGCGAAAGGCCAGGCGAAGCGAATGGGCGATGACGAGGCCCG AAGCCAGAAGCCGACGATCATCGACTTCTTGAGTCTTAACGGTTTCTTCGTGCATGGCTTCCTCGACTTTCACCTCCACGTCACCTTCGAGCCTCGAGGCGCCACCCCCAAGACACTCGAAACGTTTATTCGCGACAAACTAGAAAG TGTCTTGCCCTACAAGCTGCCCGAAAACTTCGACATTTTCTCGCTTCCCAGCCTACAGAACTACAACGC ACTCGTATCAGGGACAGGAGTGTCATATCTCCTCGCCCAAATCCGCGCTGCACTTTTTCTGAAGGAGCTGCGAAGTtcggaaagaaaagaagagaaacgtctctccctttctggTGGTCGATCCATGGCTGGAAAGCCGTTGACTTCTTCGCGCAGAGGTGACGACCAGAGCAAGCGCggcaaaaagaaagaaaaagagaccaAGACTCTCCGCGCAATCAAGAGCCTCTTCTGGTACCcggagagacgcgctgcTGAACTTGGAAAACTCCTCGATGTCGACGACGAAAAAGTGCTCAAAGAGGGAATCAAAGAAATCATCCAAGAAGTATACAGCGCCGCCGGTGGCGGGACCAAATAG